CGTTCGGGAGAGGTCCCCCCCTTCCCCTGACGCCGAAAGGTCTGATCGGGACCGATTATTGTGATCCAAATCGAACCCCCATCGGGGTCGCCCGGCCACGGACGGTCGAGCGACCCCGAACGTGTTGAGTCCGCCCACACTCCGTGGAATCGCCGTCACGCTGGCCACGCTCTTGATTCGTCCAAGGGCAAGCTGTCAGACTGGGGGCCACCTCAGCTTCGAGCGTCTCCCGTGGGCGCGATCCGGTTTGGGAAATGGCTTCAACGTGTATCCTGAATGCTCTGTCCCTCAAGACGTGACGAGGACCTGCTATCATGGATCTTTCCGACTACGAATTGAAGGTGGCTCAGGTGGTGCGCAACGCCACCCCCGCCCGGTTGTATGAAATGGCGATCAGGGATGGCGATGCGGTCATCGCCACCTCCGGAGCACTGGCGACCCGCTCGGGCGACAAGACCGGACGAAGCCCCAAGGACAAGCGGATCGTGCGCCACCCCGATTCGGAACGGGATATCTGGTGGGGCGACGTCAATATCGAGATTGACGAAAAAACCTTCCTTATCAATCGCCAACGGGCGGTGGACTACCTCAACACCCGTTCCAAGCTCTACGTGGTGGATGGCTTCGCCGGAGCCGACCCCCACTACCGACTCAAAATTCGGGTGATCTGCACCAATGCCTATCACGCGCTGTTCATGCACAACATGCTGATACGGCCCACGGCCCAGGAGCTGGCCCACTTCGGCAGCCCTGACTTTGTGATCTACAACGCTGGGGCGTTCCCGGCCAACCGTTTGACCACCCACATGACCTCGCCGACTAGCGTGGACCTGTCCTTTGAGCGCAAGGAACTGGTGATTTTGGGCACCCAGTACGCCGGGGAGATGAAAAAAGGGGTCTTCACGGTGATGAACTACCTGATGCCCAAAATCGGGGTGCTATCGATGCACTGCTCGGCCAACGAGGGACAAGCCGGGGACGTGACCCTGTTTTTCGGCCTGTCGGGGACCGGCAAAACCACCCTCTCGGCCGATCCACATCGGGCGTTGATCGGCGACGACGAGCATTGCTGGACCGATCGGGGGATTTTCAACATTGAAGGCGGGTGCTACGCCAAGGTGATCCACCTCTCTCCCGAGACCGAGCCGGAGATCTACCAGGCTATCCGCTATGGGGCGGTGCTGGAGAACGTGGTGTACGACGAATCGACCCATGAGGTCAACTACGACGACGCGACCATCACCGAGAACACCCGCGCGGCCTACCCGATCGACTTCATCCCCCGGGCGAAACTCTCGGGGATCGGCGACCACCCCCGTCACCTCATCTTCCTGACCTGCGACGCCTTCGGAGTGCTGCCGCCGGTGGCTCGGCTGGCCCCTGAGCAGGCGATGTATCATTTCATCTCCGGCTACACCGCCAAGGTCGCCGGAACCGAGGTGGGCGTGACCACCCCCACGGCCACCTTCTCGGCCTGCTTCGGGGCGGCCTTCCTCGTCTGGCACCCCTTCAAGTACGCCGAACTGCTGGCCCAGAGGATCAAAGCCCACGGCACGCAAGCCTGGCTCGTCAACACCGGTTGGTCTGGCGGCGGCCCGGGCGTGGGCTCGCGGATGAAAATCGCCACCACCCGCGCCATCATCGACGCGATCCACACCGGCACGCTCGATCGCGCCCCCACCCAACACGACCCGCGGCTCAACCTGGACGTGCCGACCGTCTGCCCCGGCGTCCCCGAGGAGGCCCTGATTCCCCGCCGCAGCTGGGCCGACCCCGCCGCCTACGACCAGGCCGCCGACCACCTCGCCCGGCTCTTCGCCACCAACTTCGCCAAGTACGCCGACGGGTGCTCCCCCGAAGTCCGCGCGGCTGGTCCCAAGGTCAGCGGCTAAGCAACCCCCGCGCTGCGCCCCCGCGCGACCCGACCACTGGGCCAACCCCGTCCTCACGATTCTCGTCTTGACACATCTCGACAAGTTTTGAGATCATCCCGCATCCTGCGACCAGCCTCCGAGGCCGCGGGGTAGGAAGCGGGGAATCACGTGGGGCGTGGTGTCCGAACCCGTTGTGTTGTTCCAAAGTGGTCCGCAACGCGGCGCGGTCGGGTCATGGCGGTGGTCGTGGCACCGGTCCTCTGCAGGAGCGGGCCTGCGGGGAACGGGGGGCCGCCCACCCAGGGGGAATGCCCCCCGGACCCCTGCCTTGCGCCGCGCTGCCGTGTACCGAGCCAATGATGGAGTCGGCCCC
The nucleotide sequence above comes from Isosphaera pallida ATCC 43644. Encoded proteins:
- the pckA gene encoding phosphoenolpyruvate carboxykinase (ATP) — encoded protein: MDLSDYELKVAQVVRNATPARLYEMAIRDGDAVIATSGALATRSGDKTGRSPKDKRIVRHPDSERDIWWGDVNIEIDEKTFLINRQRAVDYLNTRSKLYVVDGFAGADPHYRLKIRVICTNAYHALFMHNMLIRPTAQELAHFGSPDFVIYNAGAFPANRLTTHMTSPTSVDLSFERKELVILGTQYAGEMKKGVFTVMNYLMPKIGVLSMHCSANEGQAGDVTLFFGLSGTGKTTLSADPHRALIGDDEHCWTDRGIFNIEGGCYAKVIHLSPETEPEIYQAIRYGAVLENVVYDESTHEVNYDDATITENTRAAYPIDFIPRAKLSGIGDHPRHLIFLTCDAFGVLPPVARLAPEQAMYHFISGYTAKVAGTEVGVTTPTATFSACFGAAFLVWHPFKYAELLAQRIKAHGTQAWLVNTGWSGGGPGVGSRMKIATTRAIIDAIHTGTLDRAPTQHDPRLNLDVPTVCPGVPEEALIPRRSWADPAAYDQAADHLARLFATNFAKYADGCSPEVRAAGPKVSG